The following is a genomic window from Malus sylvestris chromosome 12, drMalSylv7.2, whole genome shotgun sequence.
agagagagagaggaattttattttatgacaTGGGTTCATCTTGGGGTTTTCAGGTTCTGTTTCTCATGCATTGACAATTGGGCTACCATTACAAACCTCTGCCCGCTTTGCCAGAATGAATTTCAAATGATCACATGTGTTCCGGTGAGTGATGCAAATAAACAGTTATCGCTTTAGTATTATTTCTGTTATGATTGCTATGGATTATAGAATGGTATTAATGTACAACTAGTTTAAAGCACAGTTGTTACTTTGATTTCTTAACTATCTGTTTTCAatagttttctttttgttgcaaacagaatttttattttgaagtttTCTCAAAATAGCGATTTGATGCTGGTTTGAAGTGGCACTAAATCATAAGAGTTTGATTTGTATGTGAAGGTATACGATACTATTGGGAGCCGCAAAGCGGACGAGGACTCAACTTATAGGTACTTTCATAATTATGGATAATGTGTTTAAGTCTATTGGTGAGGGTTGTTTGTTCACATTTATATGCGCACATGTTCCCAATTTGGAAGTTTGGTTTGTAAAACTTAACTTATTTCATTTTGGTTGCATGCACTTTTAATTAAATAGTTTGGTAGACAAATATAATTGTGAACTTAAGCTTAACTTGTTAGTTGCTTCCTTTGTATGAAAATTGAAACATGTGGTATTGTGATATTCATATTGTGGTGAAATTGAAACAGGTGGGCTGGGCAGTGGCTGTGtaaccttaatttttttttttgggcagtGGCTAGCTGCAATCTTAAA
Proteins encoded in this region:
- the LOC126591829 gene encoding uncharacterized protein LOC126591829; translation: MNAIIDRGVLDCCQHWFCFSCIDNWATITNLCPLCQNEFQMITCVPVYDTIGSRKADEDSTYRWAGQWLCNLNFFFWAVASCNLKSPTFWASRPNPEASRKSRNTFGNPEFREMHIFGSVLGYKSPS